A stretch of Dysidea avara chromosome 5, odDysAvar1.4, whole genome shotgun sequence DNA encodes these proteins:
- the LOC136255880 gene encoding broad substrate specificity ATP-binding cassette transporter ABCG2-like isoform X2 yields the protein MGKFTRLLIWNNFKVRHENSSGFYRVSSYFVAKVFGDLIPLRLIPIPLFSVIAYWMVGLQADAGKFFLFMLAIFAQNMAAAGLVFFLGAALGVFSVAQTMFSLSLVFAMVYGGFFVSLSSIPDWMAWLQWFSFFRYSFAILMENELEDTKFSFCEGFNGSVCVNTTVLNGNDYLEDLDFRQFNIYLNFLGLGLLAVALFTLTYVALLRIKKTT from the exons ATGGGAAAATTCACACGATTACTCATCTGGAATAATTTCAAAGTCAG ACATGAAAACTCAAGTGGTTTCTATCGTGTGTCATCGTATTTTGTTGCAAAAGTCTTTGGCGATTTAATTCCACTGAGGTTGATACCAATTCCCCTATTTTCTGTTATAGCTTACTGGATGGTTG GGTTACAAGCTGATGCAGGAAAGTTCTTCTTATTCATGTTGGCAATATTTGCTCAAAACATGGCAGCAGCTGGTTTGGTGTTTTTCTTAGGAGCTGCTTTGGGCGTATTTTCTGTTGCTCAAACCATGTTCTCTCTGTCGCTAGTGTTTGCTATG GTATATGGTGGATTCTTTGTAAGCTTAAGCTCAATACCTGACTGGATGGCTTGGCTACAGTGGTTTAGTTTTTTCAGATACTCATTTGCT ATTTTGATGGAGAATGAGCTAGAAGATACTAAATTCAGTTTCTGTGAAGGGTTTAATGGATCTGTCTG TGTGAATACAACAGTTTTGAATGGTAATGATTATCTGGAGgatcttgattttcgtcaattCAACATATACCTTAACTTCTTGGGACTTGGATTACTAGCAGTAGCCTTGTTTACACTGACATACGTAGCTCTACTCCGTATCAAGAAGACAACATAG
- the LOC136255880 gene encoding broad substrate specificity ATP-binding cassette transporter ABCG2-like isoform X1, protein MFCHAYYHLLHRAGAIFFCMICNMFSVATSLELFISERALFIHENSSGFYRVSSYFVAKVFGDLIPLRLIPIPLFSVIAYWMVGLQADAGKFFLFMLAIFAQNMAAAGLVFFLGAALGVFSVAQTMFSLSLVFAMVYGGFFVSLSSIPDWMAWLQWFSFFRYSFAILMENELEDTKFSFCEGFNGSVCVNTTVLNGNDYLEDLDFRQFNIYLNFLGLGLLAVALFTLTYVALLRIKKTT, encoded by the exons ATGTTTTGCCATGCATACTATCATCTTTTACACAGAGCTGGAGCGATATTCTTTTGCATGATATGCAATATGTTTTCTGTGGCTACCAGTTTGGAATTGTTCATTAGTGAAAGAGCATTGTTCAT ACATGAAAACTCAAGTGGTTTCTATCGTGTGTCATCGTATTTTGTTGCAAAAGTCTTTGGCGATTTAATTCCACTGAGGTTGATACCAATTCCCCTATTTTCTGTTATAGCTTACTGGATGGTTG GGTTACAAGCTGATGCAGGAAAGTTCTTCTTATTCATGTTGGCAATATTTGCTCAAAACATGGCAGCAGCTGGTTTGGTGTTTTTCTTAGGAGCTGCTTTGGGCGTATTTTCTGTTGCTCAAACCATGTTCTCTCTGTCGCTAGTGTTTGCTATG GTATATGGTGGATTCTTTGTAAGCTTAAGCTCAATACCTGACTGGATGGCTTGGCTACAGTGGTTTAGTTTTTTCAGATACTCATTTGCT ATTTTGATGGAGAATGAGCTAGAAGATACTAAATTCAGTTTCTGTGAAGGGTTTAATGGATCTGTCTG TGTGAATACAACAGTTTTGAATGGTAATGATTATCTGGAGgatcttgattttcgtcaattCAACATATACCTTAACTTCTTGGGACTTGGATTACTAGCAGTAGCCTTGTTTACACTGACATACGTAGCTCTACTCCGTATCAAGAAGACAACATAG